The DNA segment TGTTGCCTTGCCGCTTATGGAGTAGTCCGATGCAAACACAGGTCCAAGTCAATCAAAATCACTACCCTAACTGGCTGGATTTGTACAAAAGCAGTCGGACGGCATGCCAATCGAAGATGATTTTGACATAACGGTAATACCATGTTCGCCCTACGGAGACGCCGAAATTAAACTAGCCATTTCCAAGTGACCAGCAACTCCCAACATCAATACTCGCATCATTTTCACAGTTTTATCGCTCGTTTGGTTGACGATTTTCTTTATAGCAACAGTTTTCGCAGCCGAAAACTTACACGCTACCAAACAACCGTTACTAGCAGGCAGCAGCTTCATTTTCCTGCTTCCGCTGATATTTTATCGAGCATTGCTGGGGCGAATGAGAAAAACATCGGCAATAATTGTCGACAAGAGCGCCATTCATTTTGTCTCGACCGTCCACGGGGAAGTAGTACAGCATCACTTTATCCAGCTTTGTAATATCGAGCGGATTGCCCTTATCATCAATAAAACCGATAATCGTAAATCCAAGATCAAAATAGAAGGACACAAACATCCAAATATTCGTCCTTTTGAATTCGACCTGCAGTTGTTAGCGGACCGTTCGCGCTGGACTCTGATGAAGTCGGCGATTGACAATTGCAACTACTCTATCGAAATGGATCCTATGATCTATGAACACCTTAAGCCACAGGATAAAGATCCTGCTTTTACCGACCTCTGGTTATCGGCATTTAGTACCGCTCCCGGTGCAGAAACTCTTGAGCCCTTGTCACCGGCAATGGTGCTCAAAAACGGCCAATATGAGATCAAGAGCAAGTTGGGAAGGGGAGGGCAGGGTACGGCCTATCTGGCCGTCGATACCATGAACAACAACGACGAGATAGGCTCAGTCGTATTGAAAGAATCCGTGCTTCCGTTTCATACAGGGCGCCTTGTAAGAAATGATGCCATCAAGCGCTTCGAGCAGGAAGCTCGAATACTGCAGAAAATCGATCACCCCAATATAGTTAAACTAAAGGACTATTTCGTTGAAGGTGCTCGCGCTTATCTCGTACTGGAGCACGTTTCCGGAAAGTCTCTCAAGGATGTAGTCAGACATGAAGGAGCGCTGGCAGAACAGTCCGTCGTTAAATTGGCTTTCAGTATGTGCGAAATTCTGAAACACCTTCATGAAGTTGTAGGTGTCGTGCATCACGACTTTACACCTGAGAATCTTATGCTAGACAGTCATGGAGCGCTAAAGTTGATTGATTTCAATGCCGCCAGAGCACTAGACGGTGGCAATGTCGATCAGCTAGTTGCGGGCAAACTCGCATATATGCCACCAGAACAATTGCGGGGCGAAACCAACTCATGTAGTGATCTTTATGCCCTTGGCGGAACACTCTACTTCCTTTTGACAGGGCAAGAGCCGGAAGCTCTCAGTGAATGCGATGCCAGACAAGCCAGAGCCGATATAGGCCAGTCTCTGACAAATCTTATCAAACAGCTGACCGTTCAGGACAGGGAAGCGCGCTGTCTGAGCCTTGTCGAAGTGAAGGAGAGTCTAGAACGGGCCTCAGTGAATTGCAAGATAACGTCACAGCCTCCACATGAATGAGAACACCGCACGCGTGCAAGAGCATAGCCTACTTAAGCCAGTACATGCTTGCTATTCACATTCTTGTAGTAGTTACTCCATCCCCGAAGTCTTGGAATTAGATGCGCAAATACAGCGGTCTGGGGCAGTTACCACTTCAAAAGTTTTTCGCGCATTTCTTTGACTTCGCACTTAGACTGTTGCAGAGCCAGACTGGTACGAGCGTGCAGTGCGCCGTTACCGAGCCAGCCATTGTCATTACAGGCAAAGACAGACCAGCGGTAAACGGTGAGGCGACACCACCCGAAATAACACCGACTGCGCCCTGCTCTGCCATGTTATAGAGATAGGTCCTGGTTTTATCAACCTTACTGGGCACACACTGAGATTCAATAGACTTTACAGTCTGTGGACCAAGCTCACTTTGAAATCGCTCTTTAATTTTGCTCGACTCTCTTTCGGTCTGGATGCTATCAACCAACACCCGCGAGTTCATCATATTGAGGCCAGTAATTCCGACAAGACTACCTCTATAAACCATCGCAGAAGGAGAGAGAGCTAAAGGAGCTCCAACGGCCAGATCAAGAGCCCAGGCACCTGCGGTCTCCTTGATTTGCTCCGTAAAACTCAATTTACTACCTTTGGAGATGCTATCAAGCTCGCCACGAAAACTAACTACTGGCTCATTCAAGGTCAAAGCTGGCAAAGTCCCGATGTGATCATTTAATTGTTTGGCAGTAACGGGATCGCGCTTGAGCATCAAGTCCAGAGTCTCTCTTTGGGACTTGTTGTCAAATTGATCAGCGCCGTCCATACCCAATACACGCATTGTAGTGAGCGGTTCAGGTTCAGCTCGTACTTCAGCACTGCCCATAATCAAAAACCTCGGGAGAAAGAAAATCGATGGACCAAAGCTACTGGTTCCTTCGTGAATATCCCGTGAAAAGAGCGCCCGACCAGACTGACAGGTCGAGCGCTACAAAGTCAAAAGTTAGTTGGCTTACTTAGTTCCAGTTATAGGTACGGATACCAAATAGAGGATCAGCTTCGGTTTCGGCCCCAGTCTCTCTCACACCGCCGGTCTCGGATTCGGCTCCAGATTGGCTAATGCCGCCGCTTTCGGATTCGGCACCCGATTGACTGAGACCACCGGTTTCGGACTCGGCTCCAGACTGACTGACGCCACCGGTCTCGGACTCAGCGCCGGTCTGGTACACGCCGCCAGACTCACTGCCGCCACCAATAAAAAAATCCAGCCTCACTGTCTGCATTTGCGGGCAATACAAAGCCCATACCGATTGCCAGACTGACCAGGCTCACCACAAAGGTCTTGCGCACTGCTTTAGGGCTCAATTTTGACACTGTCATGGCAACTCCTCTTATACAAATACTACTCAATACTATCAGAATACCCAGTCACCGGAGGACGGATAACAAAACATGAGCCATGTCAAGATTTCTTGCAAAAGCTCATCACAGCATTTCCCATCCTCGCTCATACAAGCCACACCAATACTGGCTGAGAGCGGTTGCCCGGCTACCCCTGCTTGCGCTTCATCAAAGGGCTTGCCGTGATTGGCTTGCTTCTGCTTGGAGGCGACATTTAATAGAGCGCCATTGATGCCAGATTTGATATGTTCGGCAACTTTTTTCGGCTTCTGATACTGCCATACGAGGCAAAGAAAGCAAAATTGGTCGTGTCCATAGCGACAAATAACATCTACAGGACGAGCAAATTTAGACACTACGGATGATACCGCTGCCAAAAGCTCTTTTGACTGAGCGGCAGTCATTGTGGCATCACTACGCCTGAGCGAATCCACCACCACAAGCATCAAACAAAGTTCATCACCAAAAAATTTAGCCCGTTCTATTTCTTCGGTAAGTGCCACCACTCCACCGCGACGATTTAAAAAGCCAGTAGCCGCATCGTCCTTTTCGTGAGCTTCAAGCCGACAGTTGAGACTCTCTACCTGAGCCAGTTTAGCCAGGTGATCGGCGATTGTGACCAGACTATCAAGTACCAGTTTATTCCAGCGCACTTTGGCATCAGACTCTTGCAAGAGCAAAAGTCCAGCGCGCTTCTCACTGGTTGTAGAGCCTACATCACTACTCAATAGCCGCAGCGGAATCATATAAAACCGCTCTGGACCAAGGTTTTCAGCCAGCTTGCCAAAAAACTCTTTATACTCGCTATCAAGCTCTGCAGCAAATGTAGACGGCTCTTCGACCATTGTCACTTCCTGAGCCAGACCCACTAAGTGGGCGGCAAAGCGCTGACCAAAGGGCGTGGCAAACTGAAAGGCCAGTGCCGCTTTTTCGCTTTTTACATATTCAAATATTTCGACCTGAGGCCGCTCATCTGAAGAATGGACAAAGATCAAGGCTCGACCGGCATAAAAGACTCTACCAATGCGGTCTATCAAACTCTGAATATCACCGGCATAGCTAAAAGAAAGGTGCTTACTGGTCCTAAAAACCGAGCAAAGGGCACGCAGCACTTCGTCGGCGTTAAAGGTGAAAAATCAATTTCGTCAGTTTTGTAATTCAAAAAATGGATTCTCTCTTTTTCGGTCCAGATATCGGTGTCAGGTCCATGACCAGGTATCACCCTTGTACTCTCATCGAGAGTAAACAATCTATCGGAGATTGATTTTAGTATTTTGTCATGAGATCCACCCCAGAGATCCGTCCGACCAATGGAGCGATTAAAGAGGGTATCGCCACTAAACAAGACACTCTCTTTATCTGCCATCGAAAAACAACAACTACCCGGGGTATGACCGGGAGTATGCAAGATCTCAGTTTTAAAATTGCCGACATTCAAAATTTCTTCGTCATCAAGATATTTGTCCACCGGCAGCGGATCATCAGCCTGAAGACCAAACATTTTGGCCTGTTTGTCGAGCATGTCATACAAAAACTGATCTTCTTTATGCAGACAGATAGATGCTCCAGTTTTTTCGCGCATGCCACGAGAGCCCATGATGTGGTCAAAATGAGCATGAGTGTGAATTAAATATTTGGGCTTGAGCCCATGAGCATCCAGCCTGGCGATAATCTTGTCGACATCACCACCAGGATCGACGACAATCGCCTCTCCGGTTTCTTTACAGCCGACAATAGAGCAGTTGCAGCCCAGTGGACCGACCGCAAAACTCTCCAAAATCAAGGTCATTCAAACATCTCGCTGACAGAGCTGTCATCGTGGATACGCCAGATGGCCTCACCAAGGAGCTTAGCGACAGACAACTGCACTATTTTATTGGAAACATTGGCAGTGTCGTGTGGAATTGAATTGGTGACTATTAGCTTTTCGATGGGTGACTTGTCTAGACGCTCATTGGCGGGACCAGAAAGCACAGCGTGGGTGGCACAAGCATAGACCTGCTTTGCGCCTTCTTTGATCAATAGCTCAGCACCCTTAACGAGGGTACCAGCGGTATCAACCATGTCGTCCACCATAATGGCGGTCTTACCCTCGACATCACCAACGACACTCATCACTTCAGCCACATTGTGCTTGGTGCGACGTTTGTCGATGATAGCGATAGGAGCATCGTCGAGCTTTTTTGGCAAATGCTCTTAGTGCGAGACACACCGCCGACGTCAGGGCTGACCAGGACGATGTCTTTTAGGTTGAGAGAACGGATGTGGTCCAGAAGTACAGGACTGGCGTAAAGGTGATCCACCAGGATATTAAAAATCCCATGATTTGAGGAGCGTGCAAATCCAGAGCAACGACTCTTTGTGCCCCTGATGTAGTGAGCAAATCGGCAATCAATTTAGCGGTAATCGCTTCCCGACCAGCGGCTTTACGGTCCTGACGTCCGTAACCGTAGTAGGGCATCACAACAGTGATACGTCCAGCTGATGCACGCTTGAGAGCATCAAGCAAAATCAAGAGCTCCATCAAATTTTCGTTGACTGGCGAGCAGGTGGGCTGGATTACAAAACAATCAACACCGCGCACGCTCTCTTTGCAGTTGTACATAAATCTCGCCGTCACTAAAAGGCGAAATACGCAGAGGGGTCAAGGTCAAGCCAAGGTGCTCGGCGACCTCTCTAGCCAACTCTGGATTGGCTGTACCAGAAAGGATCTTAAGATCGAGCTTAGCTCCCGACATACTTGGTGTCCGGGCGGGCATCTGAGCAACCATGCGAATCCTCTCTTGCTAAGGTGTTGCGCCCATTATAAGGACCTTGAGAGAAGAAAAGTAGACGTTTTTTGACAAGTAGGTAAATGTTTATTCTAGAAAAAGGGTGTCTCGCCGCTCTGTGACAAGTTTAAGGCGCCCAAAAGTGCACTCTTAACATGTAGATAAGAGAGCCCTCCTTGCAAATAGACCGCAAAAGGCGGACGAAGTGGCCCATCAGCTGATAACTCAATTGTGGCGCCTTCCACAAAACTGCCCCCAGCCATAATTACCTGATCTTCATAACCGGGCATGCCACTTGGCTCTGGCGCCACATGAGAGTTTACCGGCGAAAAGCTCTGCAAAGCACGGCAAAAATTAATAAGACGCTGGCGCTCACCAAACTCTATCGCCTGAATGATGTCATAACGGCTCTCGTCCGGGCCTGGGCTGACCTTTAGTCCTAGCTGGGCAAAGACGGAGGCCGCCAGCATGGCGCCTTTGACAGCTCCAGCAACAACAGCAGGAGCCAAAAATAAGCCTTGCAAGACCAGGCGGTTTTGATTAAATG comes from the Candidatus Obscuribacter sp. genome and includes:
- a CDS encoding MBL fold metallo-hydrolase produces the protein MTLILESFAVGPLGCNCSIVGCKETGEAIVVDPGGDVDKIIARLDAHGLKPKYLIHTHAHFDHIMGSRGMREKTGASICLHKEDQFLYDMLDKQAKMFGLQADDPLPVDKYLDDEEILNVGNFKTEILHTPGHTPGSCCFSMADKESVLFSGDTLFNRSIGRTDLWGGSHDKILKSISDRLFTLDESTRVIPGHGPDTDIWTEKERIHFLNYKTDEIDFSPLTPTKCCVPFARFLGPVSTFLLAMPVIFRV
- a CDS encoding GGDEF domain-containing protein; protein product: MIDRIGRVFYAGRALIFVHSSDERPQVEIFEYVKSEKAALAFQFATPFGQRFAAHLVGLAQEVTMVEEPSTFAAELDSEYKEFFGKLAENLGPERFYMIPLRLLSSDVGSTTSEKRAGLLLLQESDAKVRWNKLVLDSLVTIADHLAKLAQVESLNCRLEAHEKDDAATGFLNRRGGVVALTEEIERAKFFGDELCLMLVVVDSLRRSDATMTAAQSKELLAAVSSVVSKFARPVDVICRYGHDQFCFLCLVWQYQKPKKVAEHIKSGINGALLNVASKQKQANHGKPFDEAQAGVAGQPLSASIGVACMSEDGKCCDELLQEILTWLMFCYPSSGDWVF
- a CDS encoding serine/threonine protein kinase encodes the protein MTIFFIATVFAAENLHATKQPLLAGSSFIFLLPLIFYRALLGRMRKTSAIIVDKSAIHFVSTVHGEVVQHHFIQLCNIERIALIINKTDNRKSKIKIEGHKHPNIRPFEFDLQLLADRSRWTLMKSAIDNCNYSIEMDPMIYEHLKPQDKDPAFTDLWLSAFSTAPGAETLEPLSPAMVLKNGQYEIKSKLGRGGQGTAYLAVDTMNNNDEIGSVVLKESVLPFHTGRLVRNDAIKRFEQEARILQKIDHPNIVKLKDYFVEGARAYLVLEHVSGKSLKDVVRHEGALAEQSVVKLAFSMCEILKHLHEVVGVVHHDFTPENLMLDSHGALKLIDFNAARALDGGNVDQLVAGKLAYMPPEQLRGETNSCSDLYALGGTLYFLLTGQEPEALSECDARQARADIGQSLTNLIKQLTVQDREARCLSLVEVKESLERASVNCKITSQPPHE